Proteins encoded by one window of Streptacidiphilus sp. PB12-B1b:
- a CDS encoding ATP-dependent DNA helicase, with amino-acid sequence MTTLPSRGTAPEPSADPLDDPSDAAPAEAGPEDNSPAAEGHPDENPDGIPGGGADRPQAVPGSRLRELLHAAVTSVGGVERPGQVAMAEAVAAAVDSGEQLLVQAGTGTGKSLAYLVPALAHGDRVVVATATLALQRQLVERDLPRTVEALRPQLRRRPQFAMLKGRSNYLCLHRVHEGAPSDEGEGLFDPAEALGGPSSKLGKDILRLRDWADETESGDRDDMSPGVSDRAWAQMSVSSRECLGAGKCPYGGECFAEAARERAKLADVVVTNHALLAIDALEGAPVLPEHELLIVDEAHELVSRVTGIATAELTTGAVNRAVKRAAKLANEKAVDALQAAAENYHGLMEIAQPGRLEELPENIGYAVAAIREASRAVITSIGEIRDKGVSDEDAVRKQALASVENIHDTADRMLEGSEYDVLWIEDRDRFGPGAASLRVAPLSVSGLLRESLYKERSVVLTSATLKLGGDFTGVALSLGLGPDGRLPDDRAQAPAAAPGLSGAGEPVPLWRAMDVGSPFDYPRQGILYVAKHLPPPGREPDRPAMLDELAELIQAAGGRTLGLFSSMRAAQAAAEALRERVPGEILLQGEDTLGELIKTFSASAESCLFGTLSLWQGVDVPGSACQLVVMDRIPFPRPDDPLMSARQRDVEQHGGNGFMAVAATHAALLMAQGAGRLIRAADDRGVVAVLDSRLATARYGGFFRSSMPDFWFTTDRNQVRRSLAAIDASAPPPRSR; translated from the coding sequence ATGACTACTCTGCCTTCTCGGGGCACCGCCCCCGAACCCTCAGCCGACCCCCTCGACGATCCCTCGGACGCGGCCCCCGCCGAGGCCGGTCCCGAGGACAACTCCCCGGCGGCTGAAGGGCATCCGGACGAGAATCCGGACGGGATTCCGGGCGGCGGCGCGGACCGGCCGCAGGCCGTGCCGGGGTCGCGCCTGCGGGAGCTGTTGCACGCCGCCGTGACCTCGGTCGGGGGCGTGGAGCGCCCCGGGCAGGTGGCCATGGCCGAGGCCGTCGCCGCCGCCGTCGACTCCGGCGAACAGCTGCTGGTCCAGGCGGGCACCGGCACCGGCAAGTCCCTCGCCTACCTCGTCCCGGCGCTGGCGCACGGCGACCGGGTGGTGGTCGCCACCGCCACCCTGGCCCTGCAACGGCAGCTGGTGGAGCGGGACCTGCCGCGCACGGTCGAGGCACTGCGGCCGCAGCTGCGCCGCCGCCCGCAGTTCGCCATGCTCAAGGGGCGCTCCAACTACCTCTGCCTGCACCGGGTGCACGAGGGCGCGCCGAGCGACGAGGGCGAGGGCCTGTTCGATCCGGCCGAGGCCCTGGGCGGCCCCAGCAGCAAGCTCGGCAAGGACATCCTGCGCCTGCGCGACTGGGCCGACGAGACCGAGTCCGGCGACCGCGACGACATGTCCCCGGGCGTCTCCGACCGGGCCTGGGCGCAGATGTCGGTCAGCTCCCGGGAGTGCCTGGGCGCCGGCAAGTGCCCCTACGGCGGCGAGTGCTTCGCCGAGGCCGCGCGCGAGCGCGCCAAGCTGGCGGACGTGGTGGTCACCAACCACGCGCTGCTCGCCATCGACGCCCTGGAGGGCGCGCCGGTCCTGCCCGAGCACGAGCTGTTGATCGTGGACGAGGCGCACGAGCTGGTCTCGCGGGTGACCGGGATCGCCACCGCCGAGCTCACCACCGGGGCGGTCAACCGGGCGGTCAAGCGGGCCGCGAAGCTGGCCAACGAGAAGGCCGTGGACGCGCTCCAGGCCGCCGCCGAGAACTACCACGGCCTGATGGAGATCGCCCAGCCCGGCCGTCTGGAGGAGCTGCCGGAGAACATCGGCTACGCCGTCGCCGCGATCCGCGAGGCGTCCCGTGCGGTGATCACCTCCATCGGCGAGATCCGCGACAAGGGCGTCAGCGACGAGGACGCCGTCCGCAAGCAGGCCCTGGCCTCGGTGGAGAACATCCACGACACCGCCGACCGGATGCTGGAGGGCTCCGAGTACGACGTGCTGTGGATCGAGGACCGGGACCGCTTCGGCCCCGGAGCGGCCTCGCTGCGGGTCGCCCCGCTGAGCGTCTCCGGGCTGCTGCGGGAGAGCCTCTACAAGGAGCGCTCGGTGGTGCTGACCTCGGCCACGCTCAAGCTCGGCGGCGACTTCACCGGCGTGGCGCTGTCGCTGGGCCTCGGCCCGGACGGCCGGCTCCCGGACGACCGCGCCCAGGCTCCCGCCGCGGCCCCCGGCCTGTCCGGCGCGGGCGAGCCGGTGCCGCTGTGGCGGGCGATGGACGTCGGCTCGCCGTTCGACTACCCCCGGCAGGGCATCCTGTACGTCGCCAAGCACCTGCCGCCGCCCGGCCGCGAGCCGGACCGCCCAGCCATGCTGGACGAGCTGGCCGAGCTGATCCAGGCCGCCGGCGGCCGCACCCTGGGGCTGTTCTCCTCGATGCGGGCCGCGCAGGCGGCCGCCGAGGCGCTGCGCGAGCGTGTCCCCGGGGAGATCCTGCTCCAGGGCGAGGACACCCTGGGCGAACTGATCAAGACCTTCTCGGCCTCCGCCGAGAGCTGCCTGTTCGGCACGCTGTCGCTGTGGCAGGGCGTGGACGTCCCCGGCTCGGCCTGCCAGCTGGTGGTCATGGACCGGATCCCCTTCCCCCGGCCGGACGACCCGCTGATGAGCGCCCGCCAGCGGGACGTCGAACAGCACGGCGGCAACGGCTTCATGGCCGTGGCGGCGACCCATGCGGCGCTGCTGATGGCGCAGGGCGCAGGGCGGCTGATCCGGGCGGCGGACGACCGGGGGGTGGTCGCGGTGCTGGACTCCCGGCTGGCCACGGCCCGCTACGGCGGGTTCTTCCGCTCGTCCATGCCGGACTTCTGGTTCACCACCGACCGCAACCAGGTGCGCCGCTCGCTGGCGGCCATCGACGCCTCGGCGCCGCCCCCGCGCAGCCGCTGA
- a CDS encoding carbon-nitrogen hydrolase family protein has product MDALTVTAAQAACAPLDVAANAATAAALLRRAADRGADLVVLPELFLTGYELPAVAADPDRLAPAADDPRLDALAAACAQTRTAVVVGTPARDADTGALHISALVLDRTGRPAARYDKQHATPAERAAGFAPGSRGCTLTLDGWRLGLGICWDSGFPEHARAAALDGCDAYLVGAMFGRGGGARQRAVVFPARALDNTCYTVLANHSGRSGPYQGCGGSAVWGPDGGLLADAGSDDPGLATARLDPAVLAAVRAEEPVLNDPSLTAPRRARSSHTLG; this is encoded by the coding sequence ATGGACGCCCTCACCGTCACCGCCGCCCAGGCCGCCTGCGCCCCGCTCGACGTCGCCGCCAACGCCGCCACCGCCGCCGCGCTGCTGCGCCGCGCCGCCGACCGGGGCGCGGACCTGGTGGTCCTGCCCGAGCTGTTCCTCACCGGCTACGAACTGCCCGCGGTCGCCGCCGACCCCGACCGGCTCGCCCCGGCCGCCGACGACCCCCGGCTGGACGCCCTGGCCGCCGCCTGCGCGCAGACCCGCACCGCGGTCGTGGTCGGGACGCCCGCCCGGGACGCCGACACCGGCGCGCTGCACATCTCCGCCCTGGTCCTGGACCGTACCGGCCGCCCCGCCGCCCGGTACGACAAGCAGCACGCCACCCCCGCCGAGCGGGCCGCCGGATTCGCCCCCGGCAGCCGGGGCTGCACCCTCACCCTCGACGGCTGGCGGCTGGGCCTCGGCATCTGCTGGGACAGCGGCTTCCCCGAGCACGCCCGCGCCGCCGCCCTGGACGGCTGCGACGCCTACCTGGTCGGTGCGATGTTCGGGCGCGGCGGCGGGGCCCGGCAGCGGGCCGTGGTCTTCCCGGCCCGGGCCCTCGACAACACCTGCTACACCGTGCTGGCCAACCACAGCGGCCGCTCCGGCCCGTACCAGGGCTGCGGCGGCAGCGCGGTCTGGGGCCCCGACGGCGGCCTGCTCGCCGACGCGGGCAGCGACGACCCCGGGCTGGCCACCGCGCGGCTCGACCCGGCCGTCCTGGCGGCGGTCCGCGCCGAGGAGCCGGTGCTGAACGACCCCTCGCTGACCGCGCCCCGGCGCGCGCGCAGCAGCCACACGCTCGGCTGA